A window of the Desulfobacula toluolica Tol2 genome harbors these coding sequences:
- a CDS encoding methyl-accepting chemotaxis protein yields MFKNMKLGTKIFSGFALVLVFLCIVAFIGFKSLSGVIDRVDKADDVNRIVKMILDTRQQEKNYIIRGDHSYIKKVEEDIEKLVEQAIKTKNKFDQAINKDQMDQVIEKATAYSNAFKEYVELDHQKENAMKEMRSMARKVLAQSEAIREDQKLQLTQAMKKFAGDDVINDKLKKADDANRLIKWFMDGRKNEKEFIISKGENKWRENVDTNLAKILALSYDLKLRFKQSRNIEQITSVIAAIRQYDKAFNNFAELMKTQKITDDRMVKSARGVNEVCTAARGDQKAKMGRQISTANSIMLTGTIIAIFLGLLFAFIITRIITKPLNIVIQGLGEGASQVASASGQVSSTSQSLAEGSSEQAASIEETSSSMEEMSSMTKRNAENAGQADAIMKDSSKVVSAANESMTQLTQSMKEISNASKKTSKIIKTIDEIAFQTNLLALNAAVEAARAGEAGAGFAVVADEVRNLAMRAADAANETSSLIEGTVNKVNNGSRLVSTANEAFCKVTESSGQVAALISEISHASKEQSDGIEQVNSAIGEMDKVIQQNAANAEESASASEELSAQAEHLKEFVADLVSLVTGDKNRSSGRSYGIITRKISAKHDEASVQGNKILSGAKEVRPDQEIRFVKDDDFESF; encoded by the coding sequence ATGTTTAAAAACATGAAACTTGGTACGAAAATTTTCAGTGGGTTCGCCCTGGTACTTGTTTTTCTTTGTATCGTTGCCTTTATCGGGTTTAAAAGCCTGTCAGGAGTGATTGACCGGGTGGACAAGGCCGATGATGTGAATCGTATCGTTAAAATGATTTTGGACACCCGCCAGCAGGAGAAAAATTATATTATCAGGGGGGATCACTCTTATATAAAAAAAGTTGAAGAAGATATAGAAAAGCTTGTGGAACAGGCTATTAAAACAAAAAACAAGTTTGATCAGGCCATAAACAAAGATCAGATGGACCAGGTGATTGAAAAAGCAACTGCTTATTCCAATGCATTTAAGGAATATGTGGAACTGGATCATCAAAAAGAGAATGCCATGAAAGAAATGCGCTCCATGGCAAGAAAAGTTTTAGCACAGTCTGAAGCCATAAGGGAAGATCAAAAACTACAATTGACTCAAGCAATGAAAAAATTTGCCGGCGATGATGTTATCAATGATAAGCTTAAAAAAGCGGATGATGCCAACAGGCTGATCAAATGGTTTATGGACGGTCGTAAAAACGAAAAAGAATTCATCATATCCAAAGGAGAAAACAAGTGGCGGGAGAATGTTGATACAAACCTGGCAAAAATCCTGGCGTTGTCATATGATTTGAAATTACGGTTTAAACAAAGCCGGAATATTGAACAGATAACTTCTGTTATTGCGGCTATCCGGCAATATGATAAAGCTTTTAATAATTTTGCAGAACTTATGAAAACACAAAAAATTACCGATGACAGGATGGTCAAGTCAGCAAGGGGTGTCAATGAAGTCTGTACGGCAGCAAGGGGGGATCAAAAGGCAAAAATGGGACGGCAGATTTCAACTGCAAATAGCATCATGCTAACCGGAACAATTATTGCGATTTTTCTGGGTCTTTTATTTGCATTCATTATTACAAGAATCATTACCAAGCCACTGAACATAGTAATCCAGGGTCTGGGCGAAGGAGCCAGCCAAGTTGCCTCAGCTTCTGGCCAAGTGTCTTCAACCAGTCAGTCACTGGCTGAGGGCTCTTCAGAGCAAGCAGCTTCCATAGAAGAGACTTCGTCATCCATGGAGGAAATGTCTTCAATGACAAAGAGAAATGCTGAAAATGCAGGACAGGCCGATGCGATCATGAAAGATTCAAGTAAGGTTGTCAGCGCTGCCAATGAATCAATGACTCAACTGACCCAATCCATGAAAGAGATTTCAAACGCCAGTAAAAAAACTTCTAAAATCATAAAAACCATTGATGAGATTGCTTTTCAAACCAATCTTCTGGCGCTTAATGCTGCTGTTGAGGCTGCCAGAGCAGGAGAAGCAGGCGCAGGATTTGCCGTTGTGGCAGATGAAGTAAGAAACCTGGCCATGAGGGCCGCAGATGCTGCAAATGAAACTTCTTCGCTGATAGAAGGAACCGTTAACAAGGTCAATAATGGTTCCAGGCTGGTTTCAACTGCCAATGAAGCATTTTGTAAAGTTACTGAAAGTTCAGGACAGGTAGCCGCTCTAATATCAGAGATATCACATGCTTCCAAAGAGCAGTCTGATGGAATCGAGCAGGTTAACAGTGCTATCGGTGAGATGGATAAGGTTATTCAACAAAATGCGGCTAATGCTGAAGAATCTGCTTCTGCATCAGAAGAGTTGAGTGCCCAGGCAGAACATCTCAAAGAATTTGTAGCAGACCTTGTTTCTCTTGTTACCGGGGACAAGAATAGAAGCTCTGGAAGGTCTTATGGAATAATAACCCGAAAGATTTCAGCAAAACATGACGAAGCTTCAGTTCAGGGCAATAAAATATTGTCCGGTGCAAAGGAAGTCCGGCCGGACCAGGAGATACGGTTTGTCAAAGATGATGATTTTGAATCTTTTTGA
- a CDS encoding MlaD family protein produces the protein MTLTLKSTIFGLLASLFFLSACTGLTLSVQFKQIDGLKQNDPVIFNSTTIGKVKTISYTKDADFLVSIQIQKEFSHAATEDTQFYIDVSPLSSNSKSESKAVFLEQNNPGGKKLDPGTIVQGTSKRTLIPYAKALESLGQTLENAFSKMLTDIEKIPESDQYKNLKKKLSELKTRLESSSKEMQENIRNDILPKLEEKFKEIIKSLEQQGQNDKARELEKDFGKLQEI, from the coding sequence ATGACTCTGACGTTAAAATCCACAATTTTTGGCCTGCTTGCAAGCCTCTTTTTTTTGAGCGCCTGCACCGGTCTAACCCTGTCTGTTCAATTCAAACAAATTGACGGTCTTAAACAAAATGACCCGGTGATCTTCAACTCAACCACCATAGGTAAAGTCAAAACCATATCCTATACCAAGGATGCCGACTTTCTTGTCTCAATCCAAATCCAGAAAGAATTTTCCCATGCAGCCACCGAAGATACACAGTTTTACATTGATGTATCGCCTCTTTCCTCAAACTCAAAATCAGAATCCAAAGCTGTTTTTTTGGAACAGAACAATCCGGGCGGCAAAAAACTTGACCCAGGCACAATTGTTCAAGGCACCTCTAAACGTACTCTCATCCCTTATGCCAAAGCCCTTGAATCCCTGGGCCAGACACTTGAAAATGCTTTTTCCAAAATGCTTACAGACATTGAAAAAATCCCGGAATCAGATCAATATAAAAACTTGAAAAAAAAATTATCAGAACTTAAAACCAGGCTTGAATCATCAAGCAAAGAGATGCAGGAAAACATCCGTAACGATATTCTTCCAAAACTGGAAGAAAAATTCAAAGAAATCATCAAAAGCCTTGAGCAGCAGGGACAAAACGACAAGGCCAGGGAACTGGAAAAAGATTTTGGCAAGCTTCAGGAGATTTAA
- a CDS encoding efflux RND transporter permease subunit: MNNLCLYAVRYKVVTLVFSTIIALGGIFSFLNIGRLEDPEFTIKETVIHTHYPGASAKQVELEVTEPIETAIQQLKQLKEVRSISRAGVSIIFAETQEIYDKHNLPQVWDELRRKVGSVNGQLPAGCQTPIVNDDFGDVYGVLFAITGDGYDKKQLKAYAEDLRRELLTCNDVGRIDFWGLPREAVFIEIDRAKLTQLGLNPNTIFDTLNGQNSVTPAGAVQVGSEYIPFRITGDYTSIEDIANQLISGSEGSMIRLKEIARIRHDIITPAAELMCYNGKEAVAIGISTISGGNVISMGDSIDQRLQELQANTPFGINIHTITSQSKIVEKSVSGFVSNLISAVVIVILLLVVFMGWREGIIIGFVLILTIFATLMVMKSYGITLQRISLGALIIALGMLVDNAIVVTEGIIIKMRQGIGREEAADQSVKETMWPLLGATIIAILAFAAISLSKDMTGEWLASLFQVICISLGLSWFFAITTVPCFCVMILPVPKNNGKKKHSQRFFKYYKTIVGKAIDHRWLTLTGVIGLLVVAVWGFSHVKQDFMPDTNRSQFTVDIWMPQGTHINSTEKQLEQVEKYVARLEGVQNISGFIGRGPLRFLLTFSPEMPDSAYAQLLIDVDDFRRVPELKKNIQQYLDKEVPQVIGSVDAFKLGPGGGAVIARLSGPETKILRNLAGQVKKIMAENPNSRSIRTDWGNQIKVSKVDFADLRAQGLGISRPEIGSSIAMNFTGSVVGQYRHRDDLLPIILRPPKKQRNNIDFFDEVQVFSQAKNKWVPVQQVTNRTITGVEDSVIHRLNQKRTLRVLCKQREGTTDALFRQLSPIIEKKLKLPPGYNLEWGGEHEEQIEANTKLMSNFPIAFAGMFLVTVLLFNSLRYPLIIFMGLPLVVVGVAPGMLIADKAFGFMAMLGFLSLFGMLIKNEIVLLDQIKAELADGKEPFTAVVESSASRIRPVTMATFTTVLGMIPLLTDAFFSPMAATIMGGLSFATLLTLFVVPVFFSTLFSVRRPGVKHF; encoded by the coding sequence ATGAATAATCTATGTTTATATGCTGTCCGCTACAAAGTGGTCACCCTGGTTTTCAGCACCATTATTGCCCTTGGCGGAATATTCAGTTTCCTGAATATCGGACGCCTGGAAGACCCGGAATTCACCATCAAAGAAACAGTGATCCATACCCATTACCCTGGAGCGTCTGCAAAACAGGTGGAGCTTGAGGTGACCGAACCCATTGAAACTGCCATCCAGCAATTAAAACAGCTCAAGGAGGTCCGCTCCATATCCAGAGCAGGCGTTTCGATTATTTTTGCAGAGACACAAGAAATTTACGACAAACACAATCTTCCCCAGGTATGGGACGAGCTGCGCCGCAAGGTGGGTTCTGTCAACGGCCAACTGCCTGCGGGATGTCAGACGCCAATAGTCAATGATGATTTCGGTGATGTTTACGGGGTACTTTTTGCCATCACCGGAGACGGATATGATAAAAAGCAGCTTAAGGCATATGCGGAAGATTTGCGCCGGGAACTGCTCACCTGCAACGATGTAGGCCGAATTGATTTCTGGGGCCTTCCCAGAGAAGCTGTTTTTATCGAAATTGACCGGGCCAAACTGACACAACTTGGCTTGAATCCCAACACAATCTTTGACACTCTCAACGGTCAAAACAGCGTCACCCCGGCAGGAGCCGTGCAGGTAGGTTCGGAATACATCCCTTTTCGCATTACAGGAGATTACACCTCAATAGAGGATATCGCCAACCAGCTCATAAGCGGCTCCGAAGGTAGCATGATCAGGCTGAAAGAAATTGCCAGGATAAGACATGACATTATCACACCGGCTGCGGAACTCATGTGCTACAACGGAAAAGAGGCCGTGGCCATAGGCATCTCAACCATATCCGGCGGTAATGTCATTTCCATGGGCGATTCCATTGATCAACGCCTTCAAGAACTGCAGGCAAATACCCCCTTTGGCATAAACATCCATACCATCACCAGTCAATCCAAAATAGTTGAAAAGTCGGTTTCAGGATTTGTCTCCAACCTTATCAGTGCAGTTGTCATTGTTATTCTGCTGCTGGTTGTTTTCATGGGCTGGCGCGAGGGTATTATCATCGGTTTTGTGCTGATTCTCACCATTTTTGCGACCCTGATGGTCATGAAATCCTATGGCATCACCTTGCAGCGAATCTCTCTGGGTGCGTTGATTATCGCCCTTGGCATGCTGGTGGACAATGCCATCGTTGTTACGGAAGGAATCATCATCAAAATGCGCCAGGGCATCGGGCGAGAAGAAGCCGCCGATCAGTCGGTCAAAGAGACCATGTGGCCCCTGCTGGGCGCGACCATTATCGCCATTCTGGCCTTTGCCGCCATCTCCCTGTCCAAGGATATGACCGGCGAATGGCTGGCCAGTCTGTTCCAGGTGATATGTATCTCTTTGGGACTGAGCTGGTTTTTCGCCATCACCACTGTACCCTGTTTTTGTGTCATGATATTGCCTGTTCCCAAAAACAATGGCAAAAAAAAACATTCACAACGCTTTTTCAAATATTACAAAACCATTGTCGGAAAAGCCATTGATCACCGGTGGCTGACCCTGACAGGAGTCATAGGATTGCTGGTGGTCGCCGTGTGGGGCTTTAGTCATGTTAAGCAGGATTTTATGCCCGATACAAACCGCTCACAGTTCACCGTTGATATCTGGATGCCCCAGGGGACTCATATCAACAGCACTGAAAAGCAGCTTGAACAGGTTGAAAAATACGTTGCCCGCCTTGAAGGAGTGCAGAATATTTCAGGCTTTATCGGTCGGGGGCCGCTGCGCTTTCTGCTGACCTTTTCCCCGGAGATGCCGGACAGTGCATATGCTCAACTGCTGATTGATGTGGATGATTTCCGCCGGGTTCCTGAACTGAAAAAAAACATTCAACAATACCTGGACAAGGAGGTTCCACAGGTCATAGGCAGTGTAGACGCCTTTAAACTCGGCCCGGGTGGCGGTGCCGTGATAGCCCGTCTGAGTGGGCCGGAAACAAAAATTCTGCGCAATCTTGCCGGGCAGGTCAAAAAAATCATGGCTGAAAATCCCAACAGCCGCAGTATCCGTACGGACTGGGGCAACCAGATCAAGGTCAGCAAAGTTGATTTTGCAGACCTTCGGGCACAGGGTCTGGGGATTTCCCGTCCGGAGATTGGCTCCTCCATTGCCATGAACTTTACCGGCTCTGTTGTTGGCCAGTACAGGCATAGAGATGATTTGCTCCCCATTATCCTGCGGCCGCCGAAAAAGCAGCGTAATAATATCGACTTTTTTGATGAGGTGCAGGTGTTCAGCCAAGCAAAAAATAAATGGGTGCCCGTGCAACAGGTGACCAACAGGACAATCACCGGGGTGGAGGACAGCGTCATCCACCGCCTCAACCAGAAACGCACCCTGCGGGTCCTCTGCAAACAGCGTGAAGGCACCACTGACGCGCTGTTTCGCCAATTATCCCCGATCATTGAGAAAAAATTAAAACTGCCTCCAGGCTACAACCTGGAATGGGGCGGCGAACATGAGGAGCAAATCGAAGCCAACACCAAACTGATGTCCAATTTTCCAATTGCCTTTGCCGGAATGTTTCTTGTCACCGTTCTTCTCTTTAACAGCCTGCGGTATCCCCTTATCATTTTCATGGGACTGCCGCTTGTTGTTGTGGGCGTAGCCCCCGGCATGCTCATTGCCGACAAGGCATTCGGATTCATGGCCATGCTCGGTTTTTTAAGTCTGTTTGGCATGTTGATCAAAAACGAAATCGTCTTGCTCGATCAGATCAAGGCGGAACTCGCCGACGGAAAGGAACCGTTTACGGCTGTGGTTGAGTCTTCCGCCAGCCGTATCCGCCCGGTCACCATGGCGACCTTCACCACCGTACTCGGCATGATTCCGCTGCTGACAGATGCCTTTTTCAGCCCCATGGCCGCAACCATCATGGGAGGCCTCAGCTTTGCCACGCTGCTGACCCTGTTTGTCGTGCCGGTGTTTTTCAGCACGCTGTTTTCAGTCCGCAGGCCTGGTGTTAAGCATTTTTAG
- a CDS encoding efflux RND transporter periplasmic adaptor subunit → MKKTIACIVALALPAFILLFPGTEDLLLSKIISVQNRAEKHIVQPIPTALAKPYLNAQNFRFPGKVKAARRAELSFQIAGQIEQLNILEGQQVKKGYLLASLEHKNHLYAVRAARAGYQASKLNFQRTSKLYKENVVSKAQFDTAQSVHDIARAELDMKEKALTDTRLITPFDGLVSKRYAERKEHVNKGEPVLLLQDVSGIEVEVQLPEQLVALGGTEILDQLNVCFDANPDLTFAAEAMELRMESSNDTRTYALIIKLPSPADMHILPGMTATVSGIVKQSAKTKAKNFSVLIPVEAVVFDPNADPYVWIVDPQTQKARKQQVVIGPMHGNSIEVTKGIRSDELVATAGLHSLDEEQRVRPMKAGKKGLEG, encoded by the coding sequence ATGAAAAAAACAATCGCATGTATAGTCGCTTTAGCGCTGCCGGCTTTTATACTGCTTTTCCCGGGCACTGAAGATCTGCTGCTTTCCAAAATCATTTCTGTGCAGAATCGAGCAGAAAAACACATTGTCCAACCGATTCCAACGGCCCTGGCAAAACCATACCTGAATGCACAGAACTTCCGGTTTCCAGGTAAAGTTAAAGCTGCTCGACGAGCTGAACTGTCTTTTCAAATAGCGGGCCAGATCGAACAGCTGAACATTCTTGAAGGACAACAGGTAAAAAAAGGATATTTGCTTGCATCTCTTGAACATAAGAATCATCTATACGCAGTCAGGGCGGCAAGGGCCGGATATCAGGCTTCAAAACTGAATTTTCAGCGTACTTCAAAGCTTTATAAGGAAAATGTGGTGAGCAAAGCCCAGTTTGATACTGCGCAATCCGTCCATGATATCGCCCGGGCTGAACTGGACATGAAGGAAAAGGCCCTGACCGATACCCGGCTTATCACTCCCTTTGACGGCCTGGTATCAAAACGCTATGCAGAGAGAAAAGAGCATGTGAACAAAGGAGAACCGGTTCTCCTGCTGCAGGATGTTTCCGGAATAGAAGTTGAAGTGCAGTTGCCGGAACAACTGGTTGCCCTTGGAGGGACAGAGATACTGGATCAGCTGAATGTCTGTTTTGATGCAAATCCGGATCTCACATTTGCAGCCGAGGCAATGGAGCTGAGAATGGAATCAAGCAATGACACCCGCACCTACGCCTTGATTATCAAACTGCCCTCTCCGGCAGATATGCATATTCTCCCCGGCATGACGGCAACGGTCAGCGGTATTGTTAAACAATCTGCAAAAACCAAGGCAAAAAATTTCTCCGTACTGATTCCGGTTGAGGCCGTGGTTTTTGATCCCAATGCTGATCCATATGTCTGGATTGTCGATCCACAAACACAAAAAGCCCGAAAACAGCAGGTAGTTATAGGCCCAATGCATGGCAACAGCATCGAAGTGACCAAAGGGATAAGATCTGATGAACTGGTGGCAACCGCCGGTTTACACAGCCTTGACGAAGAACAACGAGTTCGCCCGATGAAGGCCGGTAAAAAAGGACTGGAAGGATGA
- a CDS encoding MarR family winged helix-turn-helix transcriptional regulator, with protein sequence MNQELKKKVINTLMQITRKFAEVETLSIGVTCDVSVSTREAHAIESIGEKKCTNVTEIAKYFGFTKSAASQLVSKLTMQGFVIKKQAGHSNKELQLSLTPLGWQTFEAHARMHSQDLKRILKTFDCVEIDVLIRLNELLDNLNSIMDERLNTK encoded by the coding sequence ATGAATCAGGAACTGAAAAAAAAAGTTATAAATACTCTCATGCAGATTACCCGCAAGTTTGCCGAGGTGGAAACATTGTCCATTGGCGTTACCTGCGACGTAAGTGTTTCAACGCGTGAAGCCCACGCCATTGAAAGCATTGGTGAAAAAAAGTGTACCAATGTGACAGAAATCGCCAAATATTTCGGTTTTACCAAAAGCGCAGCTTCCCAACTGGTCTCCAAATTAACTATGCAGGGATTTGTGATCAAAAAACAGGCCGGCCACAGCAATAAGGAGTTACAGCTTTCCCTGACACCTCTGGGTTGGCAGACCTTTGAAGCGCACGCCAGGATGCATAGCCAGGATCTTAAACGTATTCTGAAAACATTTGACTGTGTGGAAATTGACGTTCTGATACGGTTGAACGAATTATTGGACAACCTTAATTCTATTATGGATGAACGGTTGAACACCAAATAA
- a CDS encoding ABC transporter substrate-binding protein encodes MRRESICLTLCLLCVLIFCSAIAANADYNSTKTTLTDALNRVVTIKKPVQKVAFTGICLTDALKIAGAWDKIVAREIVVLNPGFYPDIDRIPASNTTKGSPYSLNFERLLELNADCFLTFKAPMKGFEEMAEKIQSHIPVVALNLFDRHTIKRNFEILGTIFGKTDKISEYISWYENVLKRILDKTSKLATEQKKRYFLKWSPGKVEKFTTMSNRFIGMTTINEIAGGINVAADLNAYGGWIQSIDPEWLTQQDIDIIICEDSISNGFGPDMVDSSIVSSYRQQLMQIPFLAECKAVKNNAVYMISPHFLYTPAFVISLAYLAKWFHPDLFLNFDPRSVHQEYLTRFIGTDIDLSKRGIFVYPGF; translated from the coding sequence ATGAGGCGAGAATCAATTTGCTTAACACTTTGCTTGTTATGCGTACTGATATTTTGTTCAGCAATCGCTGCAAATGCAGATTATAATAGCACAAAAACAACCTTGACCGATGCTCTGAATCGGGTTGTTACCATTAAAAAGCCTGTGCAAAAAGTGGCCTTCACCGGCATTTGCCTTACCGATGCCCTTAAAATAGCCGGGGCATGGGATAAAATCGTTGCCCGGGAAATTGTTGTGTTAAACCCTGGTTTTTATCCGGACATTGATCGCATTCCCGCTTCCAATACAACAAAAGGATCTCCTTACAGCCTCAATTTTGAAAGACTTTTAGAGCTGAATGCCGATTGTTTTCTGACCTTTAAAGCTCCCATGAAGGGATTTGAAGAAATGGCCGAAAAAATCCAATCCCATATCCCGGTGGTTGCCCTGAATCTGTTTGATCGTCATACCATAAAAAGAAATTTTGAAATTCTGGGCACAATATTCGGAAAAACCGATAAGATTTCAGAATATATAAGTTGGTATGAAAATGTGCTGAAAAGAATTCTTGACAAAACTTCAAAACTTGCGACCGAACAGAAAAAAAGATATTTTTTAAAATGGAGTCCGGGAAAAGTTGAAAAATTCACGACCATGTCCAATCGATTCATCGGCATGACGACAATCAATGAAATCGCAGGCGGAATAAATGTTGCCGCGGATTTAAATGCCTATGGAGGATGGATACAATCAATTGATCCTGAATGGCTGACACAGCAGGACATTGATATTATCATCTGTGAAGATTCAATTTCAAATGGTTTTGGCCCGGATATGGTTGACAGCTCAATTGTTTCTTCTTACAGACAACAGCTTATGCAAATTCCTTTTCTGGCCGAGTGCAAAGCAGTCAAAAACAATGCCGTGTACATGATAAGTCCGCATTTTCTTTATACACCCGCCTTTGTCATTTCCCTTGCATATCTTGCCAAATGGTTTCATCCCGATCTGTTTTTAAATTTTGATCCGCGTTCTGTTCACCAGGAATACCTTACCCGGTTTATAGGCACAGACATTGATCTTAGCAAACGCGGAATCTTTGTTTATCCCGGATTCTAA
- a CDS encoding TonB-dependent receptor encodes MTIQTKKYHTIFVLFFSVVLLIFLNKANANESKTHAFDDITVTANKHEQKIQEIPAAVSVFTQTDIKDANINNLSDIMNLVPNFKANDNGGFREVSFRGLSSSKYTFKNPVVIYIDGVPNDKVPFMDIDLNNVERVEVLRGAQGVLYGKNAIGGIVNIITKQPGNTMEGKISTEIAEDQTYGVKAYINGPIINNKLFFSLSENYRQTDGYMTNDHPDEDTYDGFHKSSFRARLNWLPTDKMEMDFNTSFANRSGGHTPTIYKTENQVSYHSYKNPDDELTKDIFNSSLGINYSLENAELKSITTYSDSKIERFSERLHEGASMIDGGMDQEVTGFTQELRIQSPGPNALKWMGGLFFSKEDVDNKNMFAAFNTTAMLGYDTYMDWPAKTYNDTLAAFGEVTLPFGKFNFTTGLRYEQTDIEMDYRYEESRTDTKELVKDPVTYHAEDDWDTFIPKGVLSWNHNDNFMVYTSVAKGYLAGGYNFCEANKDFARIDNQTSVNYEMGIKTKSFDNRLILNAAMYYMDIKDIHVLIEGIDSGTFVASNAGAAHSQGIEIEAILNVMNGLDITAALGMIGGEYDEYIFDETTDYSGKKLIRTPEYSFNFAISYLHDSGFFARADIIGYGDSYFDSANTKKQKAYEIYNAKIGYEASSWELYCYGKNIFDQEYFTNIGVLNNVGSPRVFGLIAALKF; translated from the coding sequence GTGACTATTCAAACAAAAAAATACCATACAATTTTTGTTCTCTTTTTCAGTGTTGTACTGCTGATCTTTCTCAATAAAGCAAATGCAAATGAAAGCAAAACACATGCTTTTGATGACATAACGGTTACAGCAAATAAACATGAACAAAAAATCCAGGAAATCCCGGCGGCGGTAAGTGTTTTTACTCAAACAGATATCAAAGATGCAAATATTAATAATTTATCCGACATTATGAATTTAGTACCCAACTTTAAAGCAAATGACAATGGCGGGTTTAGAGAAGTTAGCTTCAGAGGATTAAGCAGCAGCAAATACACATTTAAAAATCCCGTGGTCATATATATTGATGGTGTTCCCAACGATAAAGTGCCGTTTATGGATATAGATCTGAATAATGTGGAAAGAGTAGAAGTATTGAGAGGCGCCCAGGGCGTATTGTATGGGAAAAATGCCATTGGAGGAATTGTTAACATTATCACCAAGCAACCAGGCAATACTATGGAGGGAAAAATAAGCACTGAGATTGCTGAAGATCAAACATATGGGGTAAAAGCGTATATAAACGGCCCCATCATCAATAATAAATTATTTTTCAGCCTTTCGGAAAACTACAGGCAAACAGACGGATATATGACAAATGATCATCCTGATGAAGACACCTATGACGGCTTTCATAAAAGCAGCTTTAGAGCCAGGCTCAACTGGCTTCCAACAGATAAAATGGAAATGGATTTTAATACATCGTTTGCCAACCGTTCAGGCGGACACACACCGACAATTTACAAGACTGAAAATCAAGTCAGCTATCACTCATATAAAAACCCAGATGATGAATTAACAAAAGACATCTTTAATTCCAGTCTTGGCATAAATTACAGCCTGGAGAATGCAGAACTCAAATCAATTACCACATACAGTGATTCAAAAATTGAACGATTCAGCGAAAGACTGCATGAAGGGGCATCCATGATTGACGGGGGTATGGACCAGGAGGTAACCGGTTTTACACAGGAACTGCGTATTCAATCACCCGGCCCCAATGCTTTAAAATGGATGGGCGGACTGTTTTTCTCAAAAGAGGACGTGGATAATAAAAATATGTTTGCTGCATTTAATACCACTGCTATGCTGGGCTATGATACATATATGGATTGGCCTGCAAAAACATATAATGATACTCTGGCGGCATTTGGAGAAGTTACCCTGCCCTTTGGAAAATTCAATTTCACCACCGGCCTGAGATATGAGCAAACAGATATTGAAATGGATTACAGATATGAAGAAAGCCGCACAGATACCAAAGAGCTTGTAAAAGATCCTGTAACCTATCATGCTGAAGATGACTGGGATACCTTTATTCCCAAAGGCGTTCTTTCATGGAATCACAATGACAATTTCATGGTTTATACAAGTGTGGCCAAGGGGTATCTGGCCGGAGGATACAATTTTTGCGAGGCAAATAAAGATTTTGCAAGAATTGATAATCAAACATCCGTCAATTATGAGATGGGAATTAAAACAAAAAGTTTTGATAACAGACTCATATTAAATGCAGCCATGTATTATATGGACATCAAAGATATACATGTTCTGATAGAAGGCATTGACAGCGGAACATTTGTGGCATCAAATGCAGGAGCGGCACACAGCCAGGGCATTGAAATTGAAGCTATATTAAATGTGATGAACGGCCTTGATATTACTGCTGCTTTAGGAATGATTGGCGGAGAATATGATGAGTATATTTTTGATGAAACCACGGATTATTCTGGAAAAAAATTGATCCGAACACCGGAATACAGTTTTAATTTTGCCATTTCGTACCTTCACGACTCAGGCTTTTTTGCCCGTGCTGATATTATCGGCTATGGTGACAGCTATTTTGACTCGGCTAATACAAAAAAACAAAAAGCTTATGAGATATACAATGCAAAAATAGGATACGAAGCTTCATCATGGGAACTATATTGTTATGGTAAAAATATCTTTGATCAGGAATATTTTACAAACATAGGGGTTCTCAATAATGTTGGCTCTCCCAGAGTATTTGGCCTGATAGCCGCTCTCAAATTTTAA